Proteins co-encoded in one Echeneis naucrates chromosome 22, fEcheNa1.1, whole genome shotgun sequence genomic window:
- the stxbp5b gene encoding syntaxin-binding protein 5 isoform X4, whose protein sequence is MKKFNIRKVLDGLTAASSSSTAAAQPGTPRDNDAIQETVQSDHFQLCKTVRHGFPYQPSSMAFDPVQKILAIGTQTGALRLFGRAGVECYCQHESGAAVIQLQFLINEGALVSALADDSIHLWNLRQKIPAILHSLKFNRERITYCHLPFQSKWLYIGTERGNIHIVNVESFTLSGYVIMWNKAIELSTKTHPGPVVHISDNPMDEGKLLIGFECGVVVLWDLKSKKADYRYNYDEAIHSVAWHHEGKQFVCSHSDGTLTTWNVRAPAKPGQIITPHGKQPKDGKKPEPCKPILKVEYKTTRAGDPFMVLSGGLSYDTVGRRACLTVMHGKSTAVLEMDYAIVDFLTLCETPYPNDFQEPYAVVVLLEKDLVVIDLGQIGYPIFENPYPLTIHESPVTCCEYFADCPDDLIPALYSVGSRQKRQGYSKKEWPISGGNWGQGTQSYPEIIITGHADGSIKFWDASAFMLQVLYKLKTAKVFERARGKEEKPSTDIVEEDPFAIQTLSWCPESRMLCVAGVSAHVIVYRFSKQEITTEDVQLLEVRMQCEFSDVDSPDPGGEQTPTLPTSGAPSSPQETEPPTQPSTGSNSTDGPRDNIPCLQVRSSPLKQSPGYQVELVIQLVWVSGEPPQQITSLAINSSYGLVVFGNSNGLAVVDYLQKTLLLNMGTSELYSPSDHHQRQPRSPRKARQPSGDKPNVTSCMSRLSNMYSESVKKLRSPHFTLCDSNDGSNPSEDRCKSPTSGSTSPCNSDEERKQKFIEKVKFKSRRFSKTVANDFAKMSRKISSSSEQKTDLDAKDNSFTRSRSSSVTSIERESREAISSFHFCESFPRKTDSLVSPCLLVGTTQGSVMMVAVGLPPAGDQRLQQPVGISSCGTLVRLKGGILTMALLDSTGALLPPSYESWYDPNASDEEKEKSRRRRPASLPSSQEGQDSQFAVVCSEKQAKVVALPSQTRIYKHNITETSFVLRADVVQMAGANCIACFCANGHIMTLSLPSLRPLLDVNYLPLTDMRIARTFCFSNLGQALYLTSPTEIQRITYSQETCDNLQEMLSELFTPVETPEAPNRGFFKGLFGGGAQSLDREDLFGETAAGKASRSLAQHIPGPGSMEGMKGAASGVVGDLARARIALDERGQKLGELEERTAAMMASAESFSKHAHDMMLKYKDKKWYQL, encoded by the exons ATGAAGAAGTTTAACATTAGGAAGGTGCTGGACGGCTTGACAGCGGCGTCCTCGTCCTCCACCGCCGCCGCTCAGCCCGGGACTCCCAGGGACAACGATGCCATTCAGGAGACAGTCCAGTCGGATCATTTCCAGCTTTGCAAG ACTGTGCGTCATGGCTTCCCATATCAACCATCCTCAATGGCATTTGACCCTGTTCAGAAAATCTTGGCCATTGGGACTCAGACTGGAGCTTTGCGGCT CTTCGGCCGTGCCGGGGTTGAGTGCTACTGTCAGCATGAGAGCGGGGCTGCTGTCATCCAGCTCCAGTTCCTGATCAACGAG GGGGCGCTGGTCAGTGCCTTAGCTGATGACAGCATCCACCTGTGGAACCTGAGGCAAAAAATCCCAGCAATCCTGCATTCCCTCAAGTTCAACAGGGAGAG GATCACGTACTGCCACCTGCCCTTCCAGAGCAAATGGCTTTACATCGgcacagaaagaggaaacatCCACATTGTCAACGTGGAGTCCTTCACTCTCTCAGGCTATGTCATCATGTGGAACAAAGCCATCGAACT ATCCACCAAGACACACCCAGGACCTGTTGTGCACATCAGTGATAACCCTATGGACGAGGGAAAG CTTCTGATCGGATTCGAGTGTGGGGTAGTGGTGTTATGGGATTTGAAGTCCAAAAAAGCTGACTACCGCTATAATTATGATGAG gcgATCCACTCTGTCGCCTGGCACCATGAAGGTAAACAGTTTGTTTGCAGCCACTCAGATGGCACTCTGACCACATGGAATGTACGAGCTCCAGCCAAGCCTGGACAGATCATCACACCACATG GGAAGCAGCCCAAGGATGGAAAAAAGCCAGAGCCATGCAAGCCTATCCTGAAAGTGGAGTACAAAACAACGAGGGCTGG GGACCCATTCATGGTGCTGTCTGGAGGTCTGTCTTACGACACGGTGGGGAGGAGAGCCTGTCTGACTGTCATGCATGGAAAGAGCACAGCCGTCCTGGAGATGGACTACGCCATCGTAGATTTCCTGACACTGTGTGAAACTCCGTATCCAAATG ACTTTCAGGAGCCTTATGCTGTGGTGGTCCTGCTCGAGAAGGATTTAGTTGTGATAGACCTCGGACAGATTGG gtACCCAATTTTTGAGAATCCATATCCCCTGACTATCCATGAGTCACCAGTGACCTGCTGTGAGTATTTTGCTGACTGCCCTGATGACCTTATTCCTGCACTTTACTCCGTCGGAAGTCGGCAAAAGAGACAAGGTTACAGTAAGAAG GAATGGCCCATTAGTGGGGGAAACTGGGGCCAAGGCACACAGAGTTACCCAGAGATCATAATAACAGG ACATGCTGACGGATCAATCAAATTTTGGGATGCTTCTGCAT TCATGCTCCAAGTGCTGTACAAGCTGAAGACTGCCAAGGTGTTTGAGAGAGCTCGTGGTAAGGAGGAGAAGCCAAGCACAGATATCGTAGAAGAAGACCCGTTTGCCATCCAGACTTTGTCTTGGTGCCCTGAGAGCAGAATGCTCTGTGTGGCCGGAGTGTCTGCTCATGTCATCGTCTACAGGTTCAGCAAGCAAGAAATCACCACTGAGGATGTGCAG CTTCTGGAGGTGCGAATGCAGTGCGAGTTCAGCGACGTGGACTCTCCTGATCCAGGCGGGGAGCAGACTCCGACCTTGCCGACCTCGGGAGCTCCCTCCAGCCCTCAGGAGACTGAACCGCCCACTCAGCCCTCCACAGGCAGCAACTCCACTGATGGACCCCGGGACAATATACCCTGCCTGCA GGTGCGGAGCTCCCCGCTGAAGCAGTCTCCGGGCTACCAGGTGGAGCTGGTGATCCAGCTGGTGTGGGTGAGTGGGGAGCCGCCTCAGCAGATCACCAGCCTGGCCATCAACTCTTCCTACGGCCT TGTGGTGTTTGGAAACAGCAACGGTCTGGCTGTGGTGGACTACCTCCAGAAAACGCTGCTCCTCAATATGGGCACATCAGAGCTGTACAGCCCATCTGACCACCACCAGAGGCAGCCTCGCTCCCCACGCAAAGCACGACAGCCTTCTGGAG ACAAACCAAATGTGACGTCTTGCATGTCCAGACTTTCTAACATGTATTCTGAGTCTGTGAAAAAACTACGCTCACCTCACTTCA CACTTTGCGATTCCAACGATGGATCTAACCCATCAGAGGACCGCTGCAAATCACCTACTTCAG GGTCTACCTCACCATGCAATTCAGATGAAGAACGAAAGCAGAAGTTCATAGAAAAGG TGAAGTTCAAAAGCAGACGCTTTTCCAAGACGGTTGCCAATGACTTTG CCAAGATGTCACGGAAAATTAGCTCGTCTAGTGAGCAAAAGACAGACCTGG ATGCCAAGGATAACTCATTCACCCGCTCACGTAGTTCAAGTGTAACCAGCATAGAGAGAGAATCTCGAGAGGCCATCTCCTCCTTTCACTTCTGTGAAAGTTTTCCCAGGAAGACGGACAGCCTGGTCAGCCCCTGTCTGCTGGTGGGAACCACCCAGGGGTCTGTGATGATGGTGGCTGTCGGCTTGCCACCCGCCGGGGaccagaggctgcagcagccagtTGGCATCTCCTCCTGTG GCACTCTAGTCAGACTCAAAGGAGGCATTTTGACAATGGCCCTGCTAGACTCTACTGGAGCTCTGCTGCCCCCTTCCTATGAGTCATGGTATGACCCTAATGCCTcagatgaggagaaggagaagagccGGAGGCGCAGGCCAGCCTCCCTTCCCTCGTCACAAGAGGGCCAAGACTCCCAGTTTGCCGTTGTGTGCTCAGAGAAACAAGCCAAAGTGGTGGCGTTGCCTTCTCAAACGCGCATCtacaaacacaacatcacagagacCTCCTTCGTGCTAAGGGCTGATGTTGTGCAGATGGCTGGAGCAAACTGCATTGCTTGTTTCTGTGCTAACGGGCACATCATGACTCTAAG tTTGCCCAGTCTGCGGCCTCTGCTGGATGTGAATTACTTGCCGCTGACGGATATGCGGATAGCCAGAACGTTCTGCTTCTCTAACCTTGGCCAAGCCCTGTACCTCACCTCCCCCACTGAGATCCAGAGGATTACCTACAGCCAGGAAACCTGTGACAACCTGCAG GAGATGCTCAGTGAGTTATTTACCCCCGTGGAGACACCAGAGGCTCCTAACAGAGGTTTCTTCAAAGGGCTTTTTGGTGGAGGAGCTCAATCTCTTGACAGGGAGGATCTCT tTGGTGAGACAGCTGCTGGTAAAGCGTCTCGTAGCCTGGCCCAACATATTCCTGGCCCAGGCAGCATGGAAGGCATGAAGGGTGCGGCGTCAGGAGTCGTGGGAGACCTGGCCCGTGCCCGGATAGCTCTGGACGAAAGAGGGCAGAAACTGGGCGAGCTGGAGGAGAGAACAGCAGCCATGATGGCCAGCGCAGAGTCCTTCTCCAAGCATGCTCATGAT ATGATGCTGAAGTACAAAGATAAGAAGTGGTACCAGCTCTGA
- the stxbp5b gene encoding syntaxin-binding protein 5 isoform X7, producing the protein MKKFNIRKVLDGLTAASSSSTAAAQPGTPRDNDAIQETVQSDHFQLCKTVRHGFPYQPSSMAFDPVQKILAIGTQTGALRLFGRAGVECYCQHESGAAVIQLQFLINEGALVSALADDSIHLWNLRQKIPAILHSLKFNRERITYCHLPFQSKWLYIGTERGNIHIVNVESFTLSGYVIMWNKAIELSTKTHPGPVVHISDNPMDEGKLLIGFECGVVVLWDLKSKKADYRYNYDEAIHSVAWHHEGKQFVCSHSDGTLTTWNVRAPAKPGQIITPHGKQPKDGKKPEPCKPILKVEYKTTRAGDPFMVLSGGLSYDTVGRRACLTVMHGKSTAVLEMDYAIVDFLTLCETPYPNDFQEPYAVVVLLEKDLVVIDLGQIGYPIFENPYPLTIHESPVTCCEYFADCPDDLIPALYSVGSRQKRQGYSKKEWPISGGNWGQGTQSYPEIIITGHADGSIKFWDASAFMLQVLYKLKTAKVFERARGKEEKPSTDIVEEDPFAIQTLSWCPESRMLCVAGVSAHVIVYRFSKQEITTEDVQLLEVRMQCEFSDVDSPDPGGEQTPTLPTSGAPSSPQETEPPTQPSTGSNSTDGPRDNIPCLQVRSSPLKQSPGYQVELVIQLVWVSGEPPQQITSLAINSSYGLVVFGNSNGLAVVDYLQKTLLLNMGTSELYSPSDHHQRQPRSPRKARQPSGALCDSNDGSNPSEDRCKSPTSAKMSRKISSSSEQKTDLDAKDNSFTRSRSSSVTSIERESREAISSFHFCESFPRKTDSLVSPCLLVGTTQGSVMMVAVGLPPAGDQRLQQPVGISSCGTLVRLKGGILTMALLDSTGALLPPSYESWYDPNASDEEKEKSRRRRPASLPSSQEGQDSQFAVVCSEKQAKVVALPSQTRIYKHNITETSFVLRADVVQMAGANCIACFCANGHIMTLSLPSLRPLLDVNYLPLTDMRIARTFCFSNLGQALYLTSPTEIQRITYSQETCDNLQEMLSELFTPVETPEAPNRGFFKGLFGGGAQSLDREDLFGETAAGKASRSLAQHIPGPGSMEGMKGAASGVVGDLARARIALDERGQKLGELEERTAAMMASAESFSKHAHDMMLKYKDKKWYQL; encoded by the exons ATGAAGAAGTTTAACATTAGGAAGGTGCTGGACGGCTTGACAGCGGCGTCCTCGTCCTCCACCGCCGCCGCTCAGCCCGGGACTCCCAGGGACAACGATGCCATTCAGGAGACAGTCCAGTCGGATCATTTCCAGCTTTGCAAG ACTGTGCGTCATGGCTTCCCATATCAACCATCCTCAATGGCATTTGACCCTGTTCAGAAAATCTTGGCCATTGGGACTCAGACTGGAGCTTTGCGGCT CTTCGGCCGTGCCGGGGTTGAGTGCTACTGTCAGCATGAGAGCGGGGCTGCTGTCATCCAGCTCCAGTTCCTGATCAACGAG GGGGCGCTGGTCAGTGCCTTAGCTGATGACAGCATCCACCTGTGGAACCTGAGGCAAAAAATCCCAGCAATCCTGCATTCCCTCAAGTTCAACAGGGAGAG GATCACGTACTGCCACCTGCCCTTCCAGAGCAAATGGCTTTACATCGgcacagaaagaggaaacatCCACATTGTCAACGTGGAGTCCTTCACTCTCTCAGGCTATGTCATCATGTGGAACAAAGCCATCGAACT ATCCACCAAGACACACCCAGGACCTGTTGTGCACATCAGTGATAACCCTATGGACGAGGGAAAG CTTCTGATCGGATTCGAGTGTGGGGTAGTGGTGTTATGGGATTTGAAGTCCAAAAAAGCTGACTACCGCTATAATTATGATGAG gcgATCCACTCTGTCGCCTGGCACCATGAAGGTAAACAGTTTGTTTGCAGCCACTCAGATGGCACTCTGACCACATGGAATGTACGAGCTCCAGCCAAGCCTGGACAGATCATCACACCACATG GGAAGCAGCCCAAGGATGGAAAAAAGCCAGAGCCATGCAAGCCTATCCTGAAAGTGGAGTACAAAACAACGAGGGCTGG GGACCCATTCATGGTGCTGTCTGGAGGTCTGTCTTACGACACGGTGGGGAGGAGAGCCTGTCTGACTGTCATGCATGGAAAGAGCACAGCCGTCCTGGAGATGGACTACGCCATCGTAGATTTCCTGACACTGTGTGAAACTCCGTATCCAAATG ACTTTCAGGAGCCTTATGCTGTGGTGGTCCTGCTCGAGAAGGATTTAGTTGTGATAGACCTCGGACAGATTGG gtACCCAATTTTTGAGAATCCATATCCCCTGACTATCCATGAGTCACCAGTGACCTGCTGTGAGTATTTTGCTGACTGCCCTGATGACCTTATTCCTGCACTTTACTCCGTCGGAAGTCGGCAAAAGAGACAAGGTTACAGTAAGAAG GAATGGCCCATTAGTGGGGGAAACTGGGGCCAAGGCACACAGAGTTACCCAGAGATCATAATAACAGG ACATGCTGACGGATCAATCAAATTTTGGGATGCTTCTGCAT TCATGCTCCAAGTGCTGTACAAGCTGAAGACTGCCAAGGTGTTTGAGAGAGCTCGTGGTAAGGAGGAGAAGCCAAGCACAGATATCGTAGAAGAAGACCCGTTTGCCATCCAGACTTTGTCTTGGTGCCCTGAGAGCAGAATGCTCTGTGTGGCCGGAGTGTCTGCTCATGTCATCGTCTACAGGTTCAGCAAGCAAGAAATCACCACTGAGGATGTGCAG CTTCTGGAGGTGCGAATGCAGTGCGAGTTCAGCGACGTGGACTCTCCTGATCCAGGCGGGGAGCAGACTCCGACCTTGCCGACCTCGGGAGCTCCCTCCAGCCCTCAGGAGACTGAACCGCCCACTCAGCCCTCCACAGGCAGCAACTCCACTGATGGACCCCGGGACAATATACCCTGCCTGCA GGTGCGGAGCTCCCCGCTGAAGCAGTCTCCGGGCTACCAGGTGGAGCTGGTGATCCAGCTGGTGTGGGTGAGTGGGGAGCCGCCTCAGCAGATCACCAGCCTGGCCATCAACTCTTCCTACGGCCT TGTGGTGTTTGGAAACAGCAACGGTCTGGCTGTGGTGGACTACCTCCAGAAAACGCTGCTCCTCAATATGGGCACATCAGAGCTGTACAGCCCATCTGACCACCACCAGAGGCAGCCTCGCTCCCCACGCAAAGCACGACAGCCTTCTGGAG CACTTTGCGATTCCAACGATGGATCTAACCCATCAGAGGACCGCTGCAAATCACCTACTTCAG CCAAGATGTCACGGAAAATTAGCTCGTCTAGTGAGCAAAAGACAGACCTGG ATGCCAAGGATAACTCATTCACCCGCTCACGTAGTTCAAGTGTAACCAGCATAGAGAGAGAATCTCGAGAGGCCATCTCCTCCTTTCACTTCTGTGAAAGTTTTCCCAGGAAGACGGACAGCCTGGTCAGCCCCTGTCTGCTGGTGGGAACCACCCAGGGGTCTGTGATGATGGTGGCTGTCGGCTTGCCACCCGCCGGGGaccagaggctgcagcagccagtTGGCATCTCCTCCTGTG GCACTCTAGTCAGACTCAAAGGAGGCATTTTGACAATGGCCCTGCTAGACTCTACTGGAGCTCTGCTGCCCCCTTCCTATGAGTCATGGTATGACCCTAATGCCTcagatgaggagaaggagaagagccGGAGGCGCAGGCCAGCCTCCCTTCCCTCGTCACAAGAGGGCCAAGACTCCCAGTTTGCCGTTGTGTGCTCAGAGAAACAAGCCAAAGTGGTGGCGTTGCCTTCTCAAACGCGCATCtacaaacacaacatcacagagacCTCCTTCGTGCTAAGGGCTGATGTTGTGCAGATGGCTGGAGCAAACTGCATTGCTTGTTTCTGTGCTAACGGGCACATCATGACTCTAAG tTTGCCCAGTCTGCGGCCTCTGCTGGATGTGAATTACTTGCCGCTGACGGATATGCGGATAGCCAGAACGTTCTGCTTCTCTAACCTTGGCCAAGCCCTGTACCTCACCTCCCCCACTGAGATCCAGAGGATTACCTACAGCCAGGAAACCTGTGACAACCTGCAG GAGATGCTCAGTGAGTTATTTACCCCCGTGGAGACACCAGAGGCTCCTAACAGAGGTTTCTTCAAAGGGCTTTTTGGTGGAGGAGCTCAATCTCTTGACAGGGAGGATCTCT tTGGTGAGACAGCTGCTGGTAAAGCGTCTCGTAGCCTGGCCCAACATATTCCTGGCCCAGGCAGCATGGAAGGCATGAAGGGTGCGGCGTCAGGAGTCGTGGGAGACCTGGCCCGTGCCCGGATAGCTCTGGACGAAAGAGGGCAGAAACTGGGCGAGCTGGAGGAGAGAACAGCAGCCATGATGGCCAGCGCAGAGTCCTTCTCCAAGCATGCTCATGAT ATGATGCTGAAGTACAAAGATAAGAAGTGGTACCAGCTCTGA